DNA sequence from the Cyanobium sp. WAJ14-Wanaka genome:
CCGCAGAAAAGCCTGATAGGCCTCCTCGGCATGGGGCCGGCTCAGGGTCGAGACCCGGTTTTCGCCCTCCGTTTCCTCCATGTTGAAGGCCACATTGGTAATGCCGTTTTCAACGAAGAAGGCAAACAACTCATCGGGGTAGCGCAGGGCCTCCTCCGTAATCACGGCGATCACCTGGAAGTGGATGCCGCGGCGCCGGAGATGGCCAATGCCCCGCAGGCTGGCGGCGTGGGTGCCCAGGCCGGTGCGGGTGCGCCGGTGCACGTCGTGGAGGAAGGCCGGCCCATCCATGCTGACCCCAACGGAGATGCCATTGCGCTCGAAGCAATCGCACCAGGCGTCGTTGATCAAGGTGGCGTTGGTCTGCACCGACTGGTGAATGCGCAGGGGCCCGCCGGCCCAGGCCTGCTCCGCCCGGCGGATGCGCTCCGTGGCCTCGTCGTAGAAGGAAATCGGCACCGTAAGCGGCTCGCCCGCATGCCACAGGAGCGTGAAATCTCCACCCACGTAGGGGCTCTCCAGGACCCGCTCCAGGGCTGCATCCAAAAGTTCTAGGGGGAGCCGATGGCGATCACTGCGGTTAGGCAGATAGCAGTAGTCGCAATCGAGGTTGCAGTAGGGGGTGGGCTGGATTACCAGCAGCTGCAGTGGTCCAAAGCCCTCGGGATTGCCCGGGGGCGGGGCGGCTGAGGTCACCAGAAGTTGACGAAGCCGCCGGGGCGCAGCAGCGGGCCGTTCAAGAAGCCGCCGTTGCCGAAGCCCCCATTGCCCCAGCCGCCATTACCGAAACCTCCGTTACCCCATCCGCCGTTGCCGAAGCCCCCATTACCAAAACCACCATTGCGGAAGCCCCCATTGCGGAAGCCGCCACCATTGCCCCACACGAAAGCCAACCTGCCGTCGGCCTGCTGGCCTTCGCCAGTGGTCGCTTCCGATTGTTCAGGCGCCTGCTCCCTCAAGGCTGCTGAGATGCGCCGCAACCTGGCCTCCACCGATCCAGGATCGCCCTCCAAAGGTGTAGTGACGGCACCGGCGCCGGCTGGGGCCAGGGCAGCCAACAGCAACAGAAAACTGAAGAGGCCAGATCGTGGGAAGGTCGCCATCGGATGCCGCCAGGGGAAAAGGAAAAAACTGAACAGAGGGGAATGGGCCGCCCGGGGGCGGCAAAGCAGCGATCAGCGGGGAGCTGCGGGGGAAGGCGTCACCAAAATGATGCCTTCACGGCCCTGAAGCACGGAGCCAAAGAAAACGCGAATGCGCTCCGGGGGCACCCCCAAGGCGCCCTGCTTGCCGACCCAGGCATCGACGGTCGCGACCGCATCCGGACGACCCTCTAGGTAACCCTGGAACAGCTTGGCAATGGCCACGTTGACCACGTTGAGCAGGGAGGAGTTGTTCTCCGGCACGATGCAGCCCAGGCCGTAGCTGAGGTAGGGCTGATCGGGCACCAGTTTCAAGCCGGGCAGTTTGCGCTGCTGGCGGAGCCCGGCGAGCAGGTTGGTGTCGCCCAGGACCCCATCAACTTTTTTTTGCTCCAGGGCCGTAACGGCCTGCAGCAGGGTGGGGTAAGTGACTGCCTTGGCCTTCGGCTGCAGACCCGCCAGGGTCCTGGCCCCCACGGACCCGTAAACCACTGCAACCTGCCGGCCGGCCAAGGAAGCTGGCGAACCATCCAGGGTGCCGCTGCGGGTGAGCAGCCTCAGGCCAGATAGGCCGATCGGCAGGGAGAAATCGACAAGCTTCTCGATCTCCCAGCTGAAGGGCACGCCACAGGCCAAACCGGCCCGGCCACCGCTCACTGCCTGCACCGCCTCGGCGCCGTTGTCGGTGGGCACAAAGCGAATTTGCACCTTGCTGCCAAGGGCCAATTGGAGCTCGCGATCGATGCGGCGAGCCACATCTATGGCGTAACCCTGGGGTTCACCCTGGGCACTAACACTGATCAGGGGCGGCGTATTGGTGGGACCCACCATCAGCACCTCACCGGTTTTAGCGGCCTGCTCCAGCACGGTTTCAGCGGAGGCTGCCGCCCATCCACCCGTACCTAGGGGAAGCAAGGCCGTTAGCGCTGCCAGCAACAGGGCGCGCCTGGGGCGAGGGTTGATCAAA
Encoded proteins:
- the grrP gene encoding extracellular substrate binding-like orphan protein GrrP, which gives rise to MNLINPRPRRALLLAALTALLPLGTGGWAAASAETVLEQAAKTGEVLMVGPTNTPPLISVSAQGEPQGYAIDVARRIDRELQLALGSKVQIRFVPTDNGAEAVQAVSGGRAGLACGVPFSWEIEKLVDFSLPIGLSGLRLLTRSGTLDGSPASLAGRQVAVVYGSVGARTLAGLQPKAKAVTYPTLLQAVTALEQKKVDGVLGDTNLLAGLRQQRKLPGLKLVPDQPYLSYGLGCIVPENNSSLLNVVNVAIAKLFQGYLEGRPDAVATVDAWVGKQGALGVPPERIRVFFGSVLQGREGIILVTPSPAAPR
- the grrM gene encoding cyclophane-forming radical SAM/SPASM peptide maturase GrrM/OscB; the protein is MTSAAPPPGNPEGFGPLQLLVIQPTPYCNLDCDYCYLPNRSDRHRLPLELLDAALERVLESPYVGGDFTLLWHAGEPLTVPISFYDEATERIRRAEQAWAGGPLRIHQSVQTNATLINDAWCDCFERNGISVGVSMDGPAFLHDVHRRTRTGLGTHAASLRGIGHLRRRGIHFQVIAVITEEALRYPDELFAFFVENGITNVAFNMEETEGENRVSTLSRPHAEEAYQAFLRRFWELWQQHPESMRVREFDGICSLAAADARMELTDMTHPFAIVNVDARGAISTFDPELLAVETDTYGDFVLGNVLKDSLVSIAATAKFQRIHRDMRAGLARCQQECPYFGLCGGGAGSNKYWEHGTFDCAETQACRYRIKLTADVVLDGLERMLEIPV
- the grrA gene encoding GrrA/OscA1 family cyclophane-containing rSAM-modified RiPP translates to MATFPRSGLFSFLLLLAALAPAGAGAVTTPLEGDPGSVEARLRRISAALREQAPEQSEATTGEGQQADGRLAFVWGNGGGFRNGGFRNGGFGNGGFGNGGWGNGGFGNGGWGNGGFGNGGFLNGPLLRPGGFVNFW